A single Lacerta agilis isolate rLacAgi1 chromosome 10, rLacAgi1.pri, whole genome shotgun sequence DNA region contains:
- the SERHL2 gene encoding serine hydrolase-like protein 2 isoform X3, producing MLGLCVRRNGEKRVPLSMCSGGPGPLPPDPLADMISEMKLVVPWGHIAAKAWGSPQGRPVLCLHGWLDNANTFNRLIPLLPKDCYYMAIDLAGHGLSSHRPPGAVYHFLDYVGDVRRVAAAMKWNRFTLMGHSLGGSIAGMFSCIFPELVDKLILVESYGFYPAPQGYQRGPGLHAEKKPRFLFTPRDAFSRLEEVEKICKSQREVIEELLNFETSKYHSPKVRSPEAALQRLLEANSHLTEESAKVLMERGASEVAGGLVYNRDLRVLVQNSSFVSLDQCCTILKKIEADILMIRAQNGIFTNPPKGSTPYFVEPLEEAFRTSLKERYQFVEVAGNHFVHLNEPQVVAGIINTFLNKDQKPRASL from the exons ATGCTGGGGCTCTGTGTGAGACGCAATGGAGAGaagagggtgcctctgagcatgtgcagcggCGGACCCGGACCTTTGCCACCGGATCCACTCGCCG ACATGATCTCAGAGATGAAGTTAGTGGTCCCCTGGGGCCACATCGCAGCTAAGGCATGGGGATCTCCACAAGGCCGCCCTGTCCTCTGTTTGCACGGATGGCTGGACAATGCAAACACTTTCAACAGGCTCATCCCCCTACTTCCCAAAG ATTGTTACTACATGGCCATTGATCTTGCAGGACACGGCCTGTCATCCCACCGCCCACCTGGGGCAGTCTATCACTTCTTGGATTATGTGGGTGACGTGCGCAGGGTAGCAGCAG caaTGAAATGGAATCGGTTTACCCTTATGGGCCACAGTTTGG GTGGGAGTATTGCAGGCATG TTCTCTTGTATTTTCCCCGAACTGGTGGACAAGCTGATCCTGGTGGAATCCTATGGTTTTTATCCTGCACCTCAG GGTTATCAAAGGGGCCCAGGATTACATGCAGAAAAGAAGCCGAGGTTCCTGTTTACCCCTAGAGATGCTTTCTCACGTTTAGAG GAAGTGGAGAAGATTTGCAAGTCCCAGCGGGAGGTAATTGAGGAACTGCTGAATTTTGAGACCAGCAAGTACCATTCCCCCAAAGTACGCAGTCCTGAAGCAGCCCTTCAgag GTTATTGGAAGCAAACAGCCATCTAACAGAAGAGAGTGCCAAGGTACTGATGGAGCGAGGGGCTTCTGAGGTGGCAGGAG GTTTGGTTTATAACAGAGATTTAAGGGTCCTTGTG CAGAACAGCAGTTTTGTGTCTCTGGATCAATGTTGCACCATCCTGAAGAAAATCGAGGCTGATATACTGATGATCAG AGCACAAAATGGGATTTTTACCAATCCTCCTAAAGGTAGCACCCCATACTTTGTAGAGCCACTTGAGGAAGCATTCAGGACCAGCCTAAAAGAG CGTTACCAATTTGTGGAAGTTGCTGGCAATCATTTTGTCCACCTGAATGAGCCCCAAGTCGTGGCCGGGATCATCAACACCTTCTTAAATAAGGACCAGAAACCCAGAGCCAGCCTGTAA
- the SERHL2 gene encoding serine hydrolase-like protein 2 isoform X5: MLNLMLHLLNMISEMKLVVPWGHIAAKAWGSPQGRPVLCLHGWLDNANTFNRLIPLLPKDCYYMAIDLAGHGLSSHRPPGAVYHFLDYVGDVRRVAAAMKWNRFTLMGHSLGGSIAGMFSCIFPELVDKLILVESYGFYPAPQGYQRGPGLHAEKKPRFLFTPRDAFSRLEEVEKICKSQREVIEELLNFETSKYHSPKVRSPEAALQRLLEANSHLTEESAKVLMERGASEVAGGLVYNRDLRVLVQNSSFVSLDQCCTILKKIEADILMIRAQNGIFTNPPKGSTPYFVEPLEEAFRTSLKERYQFVEVAGNHFVHLNEPQVVAGIINTFLNKDQKPRASL, translated from the exons ATGCTTAATCTGATGCTCCATCTGTTAA ACATGATCTCAGAGATGAAGTTAGTGGTCCCCTGGGGCCACATCGCAGCTAAGGCATGGGGATCTCCACAAGGCCGCCCTGTCCTCTGTTTGCACGGATGGCTGGACAATGCAAACACTTTCAACAGGCTCATCCCCCTACTTCCCAAAG ATTGTTACTACATGGCCATTGATCTTGCAGGACACGGCCTGTCATCCCACCGCCCACCTGGGGCAGTCTATCACTTCTTGGATTATGTGGGTGACGTGCGCAGGGTAGCAGCAG caaTGAAATGGAATCGGTTTACCCTTATGGGCCACAGTTTGG GTGGGAGTATTGCAGGCATG TTCTCTTGTATTTTCCCCGAACTGGTGGACAAGCTGATCCTGGTGGAATCCTATGGTTTTTATCCTGCACCTCAG GGTTATCAAAGGGGCCCAGGATTACATGCAGAAAAGAAGCCGAGGTTCCTGTTTACCCCTAGAGATGCTTTCTCACGTTTAGAG GAAGTGGAGAAGATTTGCAAGTCCCAGCGGGAGGTAATTGAGGAACTGCTGAATTTTGAGACCAGCAAGTACCATTCCCCCAAAGTACGCAGTCCTGAAGCAGCCCTTCAgag GTTATTGGAAGCAAACAGCCATCTAACAGAAGAGAGTGCCAAGGTACTGATGGAGCGAGGGGCTTCTGAGGTGGCAGGAG GTTTGGTTTATAACAGAGATTTAAGGGTCCTTGTG CAGAACAGCAGTTTTGTGTCTCTGGATCAATGTTGCACCATCCTGAAGAAAATCGAGGCTGATATACTGATGATCAG AGCACAAAATGGGATTTTTACCAATCCTCCTAAAGGTAGCACCCCATACTTTGTAGAGCCACTTGAGGAAGCATTCAGGACCAGCCTAAAAGAG CGTTACCAATTTGTGGAAGTTGCTGGCAATCATTTTGTCCACCTGAATGAGCCCCAAGTCGTGGCCGGGATCATCAACACCTTCTTAAATAAGGACCAGAAACCCAGAGCCAGCCTGTAA
- the SERHL2 gene encoding serine hydrolase-like protein 2 isoform X6 yields MISEMKLVVPWGHIAAKAWGSPQGRPVLCLHGWLDNANTFNRLIPLLPKDCYYMAIDLAGHGLSSHRPPGAVYHFLDYVGDVRRVAAAMKWNRFTLMGHSLGGSIAGMFSCIFPELVDKLILVESYGFYPAPQGYQRGPGLHAEKKPRFLFTPRDAFSRLEEVEKICKSQREVIEELLNFETSKYHSPKVRSPEAALQRLLEANSHLTEESAKVLMERGASEVAGGLVYNRDLRVLVQNSSFVSLDQCCTILKKIEADILMIRAQNGIFTNPPKGSTPYFVEPLEEAFRTSLKERYQFVEVAGNHFVHLNEPQVVAGIINTFLNKDQKPRASL; encoded by the exons ATGATCTCAGAGATGAAGTTAGTGGTCCCCTGGGGCCACATCGCAGCTAAGGCATGGGGATCTCCACAAGGCCGCCCTGTCCTCTGTTTGCACGGATGGCTGGACAATGCAAACACTTTCAACAGGCTCATCCCCCTACTTCCCAAAG ATTGTTACTACATGGCCATTGATCTTGCAGGACACGGCCTGTCATCCCACCGCCCACCTGGGGCAGTCTATCACTTCTTGGATTATGTGGGTGACGTGCGCAGGGTAGCAGCAG caaTGAAATGGAATCGGTTTACCCTTATGGGCCACAGTTTGG GTGGGAGTATTGCAGGCATG TTCTCTTGTATTTTCCCCGAACTGGTGGACAAGCTGATCCTGGTGGAATCCTATGGTTTTTATCCTGCACCTCAG GGTTATCAAAGGGGCCCAGGATTACATGCAGAAAAGAAGCCGAGGTTCCTGTTTACCCCTAGAGATGCTTTCTCACGTTTAGAG GAAGTGGAGAAGATTTGCAAGTCCCAGCGGGAGGTAATTGAGGAACTGCTGAATTTTGAGACCAGCAAGTACCATTCCCCCAAAGTACGCAGTCCTGAAGCAGCCCTTCAgag GTTATTGGAAGCAAACAGCCATCTAACAGAAGAGAGTGCCAAGGTACTGATGGAGCGAGGGGCTTCTGAGGTGGCAGGAG GTTTGGTTTATAACAGAGATTTAAGGGTCCTTGTG CAGAACAGCAGTTTTGTGTCTCTGGATCAATGTTGCACCATCCTGAAGAAAATCGAGGCTGATATACTGATGATCAG AGCACAAAATGGGATTTTTACCAATCCTCCTAAAGGTAGCACCCCATACTTTGTAGAGCCACTTGAGGAAGCATTCAGGACCAGCCTAAAAGAG CGTTACCAATTTGTGGAAGTTGCTGGCAATCATTTTGTCCACCTGAATGAGCCCCAAGTCGTGGCCGGGATCATCAACACCTTCTTAAATAAGGACCAGAAACCCAGAGCCAGCCTGTAA
- the LOC117054132 gene encoding suppressor of cytokine signaling 1-like → MNKLGSFSASQRQHQESPFSPTSTRLLSHYRAFHDHEWEVVERSLGLLQASGFYWGPLSVHEAHARLLQEPVGTYLLRDSSQGNCLFSLSVRMPSGPVSLRISFRKGYFWLKEWFSDSVLRLLELVVAGTRTKPLHCDAMGEAPLVFSEPLCREHRAVPTLQELCQRTLPASSRTGQGSCWTLPLRWQQKCQNVCGGQKYANIDDANALTE, encoded by the coding sequence ATGAACAAACTCGGCAGCTTTTCCGCTTCACAGAGGCAACACCAAGAGTCTCCTTTTAGCCCAACGTCAACCAGATTGCTGTCTCACTACCGTGCATTTCATGATCATGAATGGGAAGTGGTGGAACGGTCGCTTGGCCTCCTGCAGGCCAGTGGATTTTACTGGGGTCCTTTGTCTGTTCACGAGGCCCATGCTAGGTTACTGCAAGAGCCGGTGGGGACCTACTTGCTGCGAGACAGCTCTCAGGGAAACTGCCTTTTCAGCCTCAGTGTCCGGATGCCGTCTGGACCCGTAAGCCTCAGGATCTCTTTCCGCAAAGGTTACTTTTGGCTGAAGGAATGGTTTTCGGACTCTGTATTGAGGTTGCTTGAACTAGTGGTGGCAGGAACCCGGACTAAACCCCTCCACTGCGATGCAATGGGAGAAGCTCCTCTAGTATTTTCCGAGCCCCTCTGCAGGGAGCATAGGGCTGTGCCCACGCTGCAGGAACTCTGCCAACGCACCTTACCTGCTTCCAGCAGGACTGGGCAGGGCAGTTGTTGGACTCTACCTCTTCGTTGGCAACAGAAATGCCAAAATGTGTGTGGCGGGCAAAAATACGCAAATATTGATGATGCCAATGCGCTAACAGAATGA
- the SERHL2 gene encoding serine hydrolase-like protein 2 isoform X2 — translation MRILPRHSCLPWRRPGSRMLCLRGSRLAPFACFGSDPKALRGKTTATLRRTASSVSYRYRAGSRLSPLNLGPSQDLTPAPSISRKPKLNLLTPGSQARLLSNMISEMKLVVPWGHIAAKAWGSPQGRPVLCLHGWLDNANTFNRLIPLLPKDCYYMAIDLAGHGLSSHRPPGAVYHFLDYVGDVRRVAAAMKWNRFTLMGHSLGGSIAGMFSCIFPELVDKLILVESYGFYPAPQEVEKICKSQREVIEELLNFETSKYHSPKVRSPEAALQRLLEANSHLTEESAKVLMERGASEVAGGLVYNRDLRVLVQNSSFVSLDQCCTILKKIEADILMIRAQNGIFTNPPKGSTPYFVEPLEEAFRTSLKERYQFVEVAGNHFVHLNEPQVVAGIINTFLNKDQKPRASL, via the exons ATGCGGATCCTTCCGCGGCATTCCTGCCTGCCTTGGCGGCGCCCGGGCAGCCGAATGCTTTGTCTGCGGGGCTCGCGGCTGGCCCCGTTTGCGTGCTTCGGCAGCGATCCGAAAGCCTTGCGcgggaaaacaacagcaacacttaGGAGAACAGCCAGTTCCGTCAGTTATAGATatagggctggatccagactaagtccattGAACTTAGGTCCCAGTCAGGATTTAACACCAGCACCTTCGATTTCAAGGAAACCCAAACTTAACTTGCTTACACCCGGATCCCAAGCACGGCTACTCTCTA ACATGATCTCAGAGATGAAGTTAGTGGTCCCCTGGGGCCACATCGCAGCTAAGGCATGGGGATCTCCACAAGGCCGCCCTGTCCTCTGTTTGCACGGATGGCTGGACAATGCAAACACTTTCAACAGGCTCATCCCCCTACTTCCCAAAG ATTGTTACTACATGGCCATTGATCTTGCAGGACACGGCCTGTCATCCCACCGCCCACCTGGGGCAGTCTATCACTTCTTGGATTATGTGGGTGACGTGCGCAGGGTAGCAGCAG caaTGAAATGGAATCGGTTTACCCTTATGGGCCACAGTTTGG GTGGGAGTATTGCAGGCATG TTCTCTTGTATTTTCCCCGAACTGGTGGACAAGCTGATCCTGGTGGAATCCTATGGTTTTTATCCTGCACCTCAG GAAGTGGAGAAGATTTGCAAGTCCCAGCGGGAGGTAATTGAGGAACTGCTGAATTTTGAGACCAGCAAGTACCATTCCCCCAAAGTACGCAGTCCTGAAGCAGCCCTTCAgag GTTATTGGAAGCAAACAGCCATCTAACAGAAGAGAGTGCCAAGGTACTGATGGAGCGAGGGGCTTCTGAGGTGGCAGGAG GTTTGGTTTATAACAGAGATTTAAGGGTCCTTGTG CAGAACAGCAGTTTTGTGTCTCTGGATCAATGTTGCACCATCCTGAAGAAAATCGAGGCTGATATACTGATGATCAG AGCACAAAATGGGATTTTTACCAATCCTCCTAAAGGTAGCACCCCATACTTTGTAGAGCCACTTGAGGAAGCATTCAGGACCAGCCTAAAAGAG CGTTACCAATTTGTGGAAGTTGCTGGCAATCATTTTGTCCACCTGAATGAGCCCCAAGTCGTGGCCGGGATCATCAACACCTTCTTAAATAAGGACCAGAAACCCAGAGCCAGCCTGTAA
- the SERHL2 gene encoding serine hydrolase-like protein 2 isoform X1 → MRILPRHSCLPWRRPGSRMLCLRGSRLAPFACFGSDPKALRGKTTATLRRTASSVSYRYRAGSRLSPLNLGPSQDLTPAPSISRKPKLNLLTPGSQARLLSNMISEMKLVVPWGHIAAKAWGSPQGRPVLCLHGWLDNANTFNRLIPLLPKDCYYMAIDLAGHGLSSHRPPGAVYHFLDYVGDVRRVAAAMKWNRFTLMGHSLGGSIAGMFSCIFPELVDKLILVESYGFYPAPQGYQRGPGLHAEKKPRFLFTPRDAFSRLEEVEKICKSQREVIEELLNFETSKYHSPKVRSPEAALQRLLEANSHLTEESAKVLMERGASEVAGGLVYNRDLRVLVQNSSFVSLDQCCTILKKIEADILMIRAQNGIFTNPPKGSTPYFVEPLEEAFRTSLKERYQFVEVAGNHFVHLNEPQVVAGIINTFLNKDQKPRASL, encoded by the exons ATGCGGATCCTTCCGCGGCATTCCTGCCTGCCTTGGCGGCGCCCGGGCAGCCGAATGCTTTGTCTGCGGGGCTCGCGGCTGGCCCCGTTTGCGTGCTTCGGCAGCGATCCGAAAGCCTTGCGcgggaaaacaacagcaacacttaGGAGAACAGCCAGTTCCGTCAGTTATAGATatagggctggatccagactaagtccattGAACTTAGGTCCCAGTCAGGATTTAACACCAGCACCTTCGATTTCAAGGAAACCCAAACTTAACTTGCTTACACCCGGATCCCAAGCACGGCTACTCTCTA ACATGATCTCAGAGATGAAGTTAGTGGTCCCCTGGGGCCACATCGCAGCTAAGGCATGGGGATCTCCACAAGGCCGCCCTGTCCTCTGTTTGCACGGATGGCTGGACAATGCAAACACTTTCAACAGGCTCATCCCCCTACTTCCCAAAG ATTGTTACTACATGGCCATTGATCTTGCAGGACACGGCCTGTCATCCCACCGCCCACCTGGGGCAGTCTATCACTTCTTGGATTATGTGGGTGACGTGCGCAGGGTAGCAGCAG caaTGAAATGGAATCGGTTTACCCTTATGGGCCACAGTTTGG GTGGGAGTATTGCAGGCATG TTCTCTTGTATTTTCCCCGAACTGGTGGACAAGCTGATCCTGGTGGAATCCTATGGTTTTTATCCTGCACCTCAG GGTTATCAAAGGGGCCCAGGATTACATGCAGAAAAGAAGCCGAGGTTCCTGTTTACCCCTAGAGATGCTTTCTCACGTTTAGAG GAAGTGGAGAAGATTTGCAAGTCCCAGCGGGAGGTAATTGAGGAACTGCTGAATTTTGAGACCAGCAAGTACCATTCCCCCAAAGTACGCAGTCCTGAAGCAGCCCTTCAgag GTTATTGGAAGCAAACAGCCATCTAACAGAAGAGAGTGCCAAGGTACTGATGGAGCGAGGGGCTTCTGAGGTGGCAGGAG GTTTGGTTTATAACAGAGATTTAAGGGTCCTTGTG CAGAACAGCAGTTTTGTGTCTCTGGATCAATGTTGCACCATCCTGAAGAAAATCGAGGCTGATATACTGATGATCAG AGCACAAAATGGGATTTTTACCAATCCTCCTAAAGGTAGCACCCCATACTTTGTAGAGCCACTTGAGGAAGCATTCAGGACCAGCCTAAAAGAG CGTTACCAATTTGTGGAAGTTGCTGGCAATCATTTTGTCCACCTGAATGAGCCCCAAGTCGTGGCCGGGATCATCAACACCTTCTTAAATAAGGACCAGAAACCCAGAGCCAGCCTGTAA
- the SERHL2 gene encoding serine hydrolase-like protein 2 isoform X4, whose translation MKLMFPDCSKKTPWSTVVQSHHQTVASRNMISEMKLVVPWGHIAAKAWGSPQGRPVLCLHGWLDNANTFNRLIPLLPKDCYYMAIDLAGHGLSSHRPPGAVYHFLDYVGDVRRVAAAMKWNRFTLMGHSLGGSIAGMFSCIFPELVDKLILVESYGFYPAPQGYQRGPGLHAEKKPRFLFTPRDAFSRLEEVEKICKSQREVIEELLNFETSKYHSPKVRSPEAALQRLLEANSHLTEESAKVLMERGASEVAGGLVYNRDLRVLVQNSSFVSLDQCCTILKKIEADILMIRAQNGIFTNPPKGSTPYFVEPLEEAFRTSLKERYQFVEVAGNHFVHLNEPQVVAGIINTFLNKDQKPRASL comes from the exons ATGAAGCTCATGTTCCCAGATTGTAGCAAGAAAACACCATGGAGCACAGTGGTGCAAAGTCATCACCAAACAGTGGCTTCCAGGA ACATGATCTCAGAGATGAAGTTAGTGGTCCCCTGGGGCCACATCGCAGCTAAGGCATGGGGATCTCCACAAGGCCGCCCTGTCCTCTGTTTGCACGGATGGCTGGACAATGCAAACACTTTCAACAGGCTCATCCCCCTACTTCCCAAAG ATTGTTACTACATGGCCATTGATCTTGCAGGACACGGCCTGTCATCCCACCGCCCACCTGGGGCAGTCTATCACTTCTTGGATTATGTGGGTGACGTGCGCAGGGTAGCAGCAG caaTGAAATGGAATCGGTTTACCCTTATGGGCCACAGTTTGG GTGGGAGTATTGCAGGCATG TTCTCTTGTATTTTCCCCGAACTGGTGGACAAGCTGATCCTGGTGGAATCCTATGGTTTTTATCCTGCACCTCAG GGTTATCAAAGGGGCCCAGGATTACATGCAGAAAAGAAGCCGAGGTTCCTGTTTACCCCTAGAGATGCTTTCTCACGTTTAGAG GAAGTGGAGAAGATTTGCAAGTCCCAGCGGGAGGTAATTGAGGAACTGCTGAATTTTGAGACCAGCAAGTACCATTCCCCCAAAGTACGCAGTCCTGAAGCAGCCCTTCAgag GTTATTGGAAGCAAACAGCCATCTAACAGAAGAGAGTGCCAAGGTACTGATGGAGCGAGGGGCTTCTGAGGTGGCAGGAG GTTTGGTTTATAACAGAGATTTAAGGGTCCTTGTG CAGAACAGCAGTTTTGTGTCTCTGGATCAATGTTGCACCATCCTGAAGAAAATCGAGGCTGATATACTGATGATCAG AGCACAAAATGGGATTTTTACCAATCCTCCTAAAGGTAGCACCCCATACTTTGTAGAGCCACTTGAGGAAGCATTCAGGACCAGCCTAAAAGAG CGTTACCAATTTGTGGAAGTTGCTGGCAATCATTTTGTCCACCTGAATGAGCCCCAAGTCGTGGCCGGGATCATCAACACCTTCTTAAATAAGGACCAGAAACCCAGAGCCAGCCTGTAA